The following coding sequences are from one Nicotiana tomentosiformis chromosome 3, ASM39032v3, whole genome shotgun sequence window:
- the LOC138907590 gene encoding uncharacterized protein: MGEELSLARMMNLYSPKIFRGGMINFSKRGQHALLTSMDDDNDRLPQGSVTVPEEDILADPADAKFLASEGLQKLILDKEKLTSEWDQLLADRDQIAARLPTLEAQAAVAVELEARLQQSEQEVVTLNQEAAQLRVQYQEAKAKWSEVQNDVLAAVDREAASTKRLNNFEATLNSKAEEAVAAEEKHARMEEKYRKVMEHNKVYNSTIRYLDVSFQVARSERNKLSTEVDQLKEELQCREASLIVEKHIPCIA; the protein is encoded by the exons ATGGGGGAAGAGCTCTCCCTGGCTAGAATGATGAACCTTTACTCCCCCAAGATTTTccgtgggggaatgataaacttcaGCAAACGTGGTCAACATGCTTTGctcaccagcatggatgatgacaacgacc GTCTTCCGCAGGGCTCTGTTAccgtccccgaggaggacatttTGGCTGATCCCGCAGAT GCTAAatttcttgcttccgagggccttcaaaAGTTGATCCTCGATAAAGAGAAACTCACATCCGAGTGGGATCAGCTATTGGCCGACCGGGATCAAATTGCTGCTCGTCTCCCTACACTGGAAGCACAAGCTGCCGTGGCCGTTGAGTTGGAGGCTCGGTTACAGCAGAGCGAGCAAGAGGTGGTGACCCTCAACCAAGAGGCCGCCCAGTTAAGGGTACAATATCAAGAGGCCAAGGCAAAGTGGTCCGAGGTCCAAAATGATGTTCTTGCCGCAGTCGATCGCGAGGCTGCCTCTACTAAAAGACTAAATAATTTTGAGgcaaccttgaactccaaagctgaagaggCTGTTGCTGCTGAGGAGAAGCATGCTCGGATGGAAGAGAAGTATAGGAAGGTCATGGAGCACAATAAAGTTTATAACTCCACTATCCGTTACCTTGACGTCAGTTTTCAGGTCGCTAGATCCGAGCGGAATAAACTTTCGACCGAGGTTGACCAGCTTAAGGAAGAGCTTCAATGCCGagaggcttccctcattgttgaaaaacatattccatgtatagcatga